A window from Heteronotia binoei isolate CCM8104 ecotype False Entrance Well chromosome 15, APGP_CSIRO_Hbin_v1, whole genome shotgun sequence encodes these proteins:
- the LOC132583089 gene encoding vomeronasal type-2 receptor 26-like, with product MAESSFLMLLLLPLLLPQREAKQHLEMCRTDNPIHLQRQYYQTGDLFIGAISSQIFSLPQTPVHFKENLHNVPVNENTIVPKNYQNVVSLVFAVKEINENLNILPNHTLGFHMYESYFNARMTYQNTLNLVFSQNSTLLNYKCSSKNLIAVIGGLKSETTLYMATILDTYKIPQVTYSLFASAANDKIHLSSLYQMVPSEAHQYTGIVQLLLHFQWKWVGLIILDDDQGEKFGQTLTRLLSQNSICLAFTQKLVAHSDFLDTFLLMERFLDTSKFLSHTDVNIFVINAETGTMITMQWVLLVAELNIMPSIYKVWVMTAHWDFTSETFLRPLDIQVFHGSLSFAIHSNELQGFQSFLQSLTPYSDSDGFIRVFWEQAFDCIFPDTDTHGETKKSCTGGEKLESLPGPLFEMSMTGHSYSIYNAVYAVAHAFHAMQSSRTKHLRTIHHFLRSISFNNSAGDTISFNENGELVGRFDIINWVTFPNKSFLRVKVGEMDPQAPQGKEFSINESVIMWHSRFNQVVPIALCNENCLLGYSKKRIEGQPFCCYECDPCPKGMFSNQKDADNCFHCPEGQYLSDDKNQCLFKVANYLSYEEPLGISLAVMALSLSGTTAMVLAIFIKHRDTPIVKANNWKLTYILLISLLLCFLCSLLFIGRPQLMICLLRQTAFSIVFSVAISSLLAKTITVVLAFMATKPGSRVKKWLGKGFESSVVFCCSITQATICIVWLCTDPPFPDVDMNSLAEEIIVECNEGSTILFSCVLAYMTFLAFVSFMVAFCARKLPDTFNEAKFITFSMLVFCCVWLTFIPTYLSTKGKYMVAVEIFSILASSAGLLGCIFSPKLYIIVLKPELNCRGHIFPKFYQNVLALAFAIKEINENPKLLLNVTLGFLIYDSYSDARMVYRTTLDLLFKSDNFLPNYKCSKHKNLMGVIGGLSSETSSHISEILTVYKFPQLHSVLRRIRFNNSVGDEILFNEDGELEAGFDITNLVTFPNNSYVRVKVGRLDHQAAPDKKFTIEEDRIEWHKDLTQVGKYLHCLMNEEKCSSLTQK from the exons atggCAGAATCATCCTTCTTGATGCTGCTTCTGCTTCCACTCCTGCTTCCTCAGAGAGAAGCCAAACAGCACCTTGAGATGTGCAGAACGGACAACCCCATCCACCTCCAACGCCAATACTATCAAACAGGGGACCTCTTCATTGGTGCAATCAGTTCTCAGatcttctcccttccccaaacccctgtTCATTTTAAGGAGAACCTGCACAATGTGCCAGTTAATGAAAACAC GATAGTGCCAAAGAACTACCAGAACGTTGTATCCTTGGTGTTTGCTGTGAAAGAGATCAACGAAAACCTCAACATTTTACCGAACCACACTTTGGGGTTCCACATGTATGAAAGCTACTTCAATGCAAGGATGACATATCAGAACACCCTGAATCTTGTCTTCAGTCAGAATTCGACTCTCCTAAACTACAAATGCAGCAGTAAGAATCTGATAGCAGTTATAGGAGGGCTCAAGTCTGAAACTACTCTCTACATGGCCACCATCTTAGACACTTACAAGATCCCCCAG GTCACCTATAGCTTATTTGCTTCAGCAGCAAATGACAAAATTCATCTCTCATCCTTGTACCAGATGGTCCCCAGTGAAGCACATCAGTACACTGGAATTGttcagcttcttctgcatttCCAGTGGAAGTGGGTCGGGCTCATTATATTGGATGATGATCAAGGGGAAAAGTTTGGGCAGACTTTGACACGCCTGCTTTCCCAAAATAGCATCTGTCTTGCTTTCACTCAAAAACTAGTAGCTCACAGTGATTTTTTAGACACATTCCTTCTGATGGAACGCTTTCTGGATACTTCTAAGTTCTTAAGCCACACAGATGTGAATATATTTGTTATAAATGCAGAGACTGGAACCATGATAACAATGCAGTGGGTGCTACTGGTTGCTGAACTGAATATTATGCCATCCATTTACAAGGTGTGGGTGATGACTGCTCACTGGGATTTCACATCAGAGACCTTTCTCAGGCCCCTGGATATCCAAGTCTTCCATGGTTCATTATCCTTTGCCATTCACTCCAATGAACTCCAAGGGTTTCAAAGTTTCCTTCAAAGCTTGACACCCTACTCCGACAGTGATGGTTTTATCAGAGTCTTCTGGGAACAGGCTTTTGACTGCATCTTTCCAGATACTGACACGCATGGGGAGACCAAGAAAAGCTGCACAGGGGGAGAAAAACTGGAGAGCCTTCCGGGTCCACTTTTTGAAATGAGCATGACGGGTCACAGTTACAGTATCTACAATGCTGTCTATGCTGTGGCACATGCATTCCATGCCATGCAGTCATCCAGAACCAAGCACTTGAGAACA ATTCACCATTTTCTGAGGAGCATTTCATTCAACAACAGTGCTGGGGACACAATATCTTTCAATGAGAATGGCGAATTAGTAGGTAGATTTGATATTATCAACTGGGTCACCTTCCCAAACAAATCCTTCTTAAGAGTGAAAGTTGGGGAAATGGATCCCCAAGCTCCACAGGGCAAGGAGTTTTCCATTAATGAATCAGTCATTATGTGGCACAGCAGATTTAATCAG GTTGTGCCTATTGCTTTGTGTAATGAAAACTGCCTTCTAGGTTACAGCAAGAAAAGGATAGAGGGGCAACCATTTTGTTGCTATGAGTGTGATCCATGTCCAAAAGGGATGTTTTCAAACCAAAAAG ATGCAGATAACTGTTTCCACTGTCCAGAAGGTCAATACCTAAGTGATGATAAAAATCAGTGCCTTTTCAAGGTGGCAAACTACTTGTCTTATGAAGAACCCTTGGGAATCAGCTTGGCTGTTatggccctctctctctctggaaccACAGCAATGGTATTAGCCATCTTCATCAAGCACAGGGATACCCccatagtcaaagccaacaactgGAAGCTCACATACATTCTGCTCATCTCCCTTCTGCTCTGCTTTCTCTGTTCCCTGCTCTTCATTGGTCGGCCTCAGCTCATGATCTGCCTTTTACGCCAAACTGCTTTTAGTATTGTCTTCTCGGTGGCCATTTCTTCTCtgttggccaaaaccatcaccgTGGTTCTGGCTTTCATGGCTACTAAACCAGGATCCAGGGTGAAGAAATGGCTGGGGAAAGGATTTGAAAGCTCTGTTGTTTTCTGCTGCTCCATTACTCAAGCAACTATTTGTATAGTATGGCTTTGTACTGATCCTCCATTTCCAGATGTTGACATGAATTCTCTGGCAGAAGAAATCATAGTGGAATGCAATGAAGGATCAACCATCCTGTTTTCCTGTGTTCTGGCATACATGACATTTCTGGCTTTTGTCAGTTTCATGGTGGCTTTCTGTGCTAGGAAATTGCCTGACACCTTTAATGAAGCCAAGTTTATTaccttcagcatgctggtgtTTTGTTGTGTGTGGCTGACTTTTATTCCAACTTATCTCAGCACCAAAGGGAAATATATGGTAGCTGTGGAGATTTTCTCTATCTTGGCATCCAGTGCTGGATTGTTGGGTTGCATCTTTTCCCCCAAATTGTATATCATTGTTTTGAAGCCTGAACTGAATTGCAGAGGGCA TATATTTCCAAAGTTCTACCAGAATGTTCTGGCCTTGGCTTTTGCCATCAAGGAGATCAATGAGAATCCCAAACTCTTGCTCAATGTCACTCTTGGGTTCCTCATCTATGACAGCTATTCTGATGCACGAATGGTGTATCGTACCACCCTGGACCTGCTCTTCAAATCAGACAACTTTCTCCCCAACTATAAATGTAGCAAGCACAAAAATCTAATGGGAGTCATCGGTGGACTTAGCTCTGAGACCTCATCTCACATATCAGAGATCTTAACTGTGTACAAGTTTCCACAG CTCCACTCTGTTCTTCGCAGGATCCGGTTCAACAACAGTGTAGGTGATGAGATTCTGTTTAATGAAGATGGAGAACTAGAGGCTGGTTTTGATATTACTAATCTGGTTACTTTTCCAAACAACTCCTATGTCAGAGTCAAGGTTGGGAGACTGGATCATCAGGCTGCTCCAGATAAAAAGTTCACCATCGAAGAAGATAGAATCGAATGGCACAAAGACCTGACTCAGGTGGGAAAATACTTGCACTGCCTCATGAATGAAGAAAAATGCAGTTCACTAACTCAAAAATGA